The Chryseobacterium shigense genome segment TGGACTCCACAAACTACTCCTATCAGATATTTTCCAACAATGGCTTCAGTATTAGCTGGAAGCACGACCACTCAAGGTTCGGAAATCCCTGTAGAAGCTTTATCAAATGTTGCCAGAACCTATAACTTCAGGTTTACCACTCGTGACAATAGAGCAGGAGGTTCCGGAAACAATTCTGATGATATGGTAGTTACAGTGAATGCAGCTGCAGGCCCGTTTACCGTAACCTCACAAAATACTACTGGAGTTGTTTGGTCTGAAGGCCAGTCATATAACATTACATGGGATGTTGCCAATACAACGGCTGCCCCTGTAAGCACACCTAACGTAACGATTCTGTTGTCAAAAGACGGTGGTCTTACCTTCCCGACTGTTTTAGTTGCAAGCACCCCTAATAATGGTTCTTATAGTTATACTGTTCCGGGCGGTCTTGGAACAATTTCCAATAATGCCAGAATTATGGTGAAAGCTGTTAATAATATATTCTTTAATGTGAATTTAAAGAACTTTACAATTAATTCATCAGTCGTAGTAGATCCCGGACCAGATCCAAGAAATCCAGTAATACCTACAAGAATATACCAGGGTCTGATGATATATCCGGTACCTTCCAATGATGGTTATGTGTACATTAAAGCTGATTTCCCTAGACAGGTTCCGCTGCGTCCATACGTTATTACCTACGAATTATTTTCAATGGACGGGAAACTGATTGTTCCTAAAAAGACCAAATATATATTTGATGAACTTTTGGAACAGATTAACTTAAAACATTTACCTACGGAATCCTATATGATTCATGTTACTGTAGATGGAGAAAAGATTGTTAAGAAATTAATGATGATACCTAGATAATAGATCCTCAAAATAAACAATAAAAAAACCGTTCGGAAGAACGGTTTTTTGTTTTTTATGGCAATTTAGCTTTGTTCAAATTCACTGATAAAATGCAGTTTCACATTCGGGAATTTTTCCTGTGTCATGTGGATGGTAAATGAAGAATCCGCCAGGAATACAAGCTGATTGTATTTATCTCTTGCAAGAAAACGCTGTTTTAACCTCGCAAATTCCTTGAACTCTTCAGATCTTTCATCTGCTTCCACCCAGCACGCTTTGTGCATGGAAAGAGGTTCATAGGTACATTTAGCGCCATATTCGTGTTCCAGACGGTACTGGATAACCTCGTACTGAAGTGCTCCAACTGTTCCGATGATCTTTCTGCCGTTCATTTCAAGGGTAAATAACTGGGCAACCCCTTCATCCATAAGCTGATCTACCCCTTTTGCCAGTTGCTTGGCCTTAAGAGGATCGCTGTTGTTGATATAACGGAAATGTTCCGGAGAGAAACTTGGAATTCCTTTGAAACTCAATTTTTCACCGCCGGTCAGTGTATCACCTATCCTGAAACTTCCCGTATCGTGAAGGCCTACAATATCGCCCGGGAAACTTTCATCCACAATTTCTTTTTTGTCAGCAAAGAATGCATTCGGGGAAGAGAACTTCATTTTCTTTCCTTCTCTTACCAGCAGATAATTTTCATTTCTTTTAAATGTTCCCGAAACAATTTTTACGAAAGCAAGCCTGTCTCTGTGCTTAGGGTCCATATTCGCATGGATTTTGAAAATAAATCCGGTAAAATTACTTTCTTCCGGTTTTACAAGACGTGTATCACTTTCTTTAGGTTGAGGCATCGGGGCAATTTCAATAAATGCATCCAATAATTCACGAACTCCAAAATTATTTAAAGCAGATCCGAAGAAAACAGGCTGTAAATCACCATTCATATAATCTTCACGGCTGAATTCTGGGTAAACGGATTGCACAAGCTCAAGCTCATCTCTCAGATTCTGGGCTGCTTTTTCACCGATTACCTCATCTATTGAAGGATCATTAATGTTGTCAAACTTAATCGTTTCACCTACTTTCTGCTTCTTTTCTTCAAGAAACAGCTGGATATTGTTTTCCCAGATATTATAAATTCCCTGGAAATCACTTCCCATACCAATAGGGATGGACAATGGAACTACTCTCAGTCCTAATTTCTGTTCAACCTCATCCAAAAGGTCAAATGCATCCTTACCTTCACGGTCAAGCTTATTGATGAAAACAAGCATTGGGATATTTCTCATTCTGCAGACTTTTACCAGCTTTTCAGTCTGTTCCTCAACCCCTTTTGCAACGTCAATCACAACAATTACAGAATCTACAGCCGTTAAGGTTCTGTAAGTATCTTCTGCAAAATCTTTGTGACCGGGTGTATCCAGGATGTTGATCTTGTGGTCTCTGTATTCAAAAGCCAATACGGAAGTCGCAACGGAGATCCCTCTCTGTCTTTCGATTTCCATAAAGTCGGAGGTAGCTCCTTTTTTTATTTTGTTGGATTTTACCGCTCCGGCTTCCTGGATAGCCCCTCCGAAAAGAAGTAATTTCTCCGTAAGGGTTGTTTTTCCGGCATCCGGGTGGGAAATAATCCCGAAAGTCTTTCTTTTTTGTATTTCTTTGATTAAGTCTGACATAGTGTATTTTGAAGTTGCAAAAATCGGGATTTTTTGTGAGGTTTCAAATAATTTCAGGGAAATAAATGGTTTCGGGTTGCGAGGCGCGGGTTATAGGGTTCGAGTTCCGGGATTTTATATTGTAAGTTATGAGATACGGGTTATGAGCAGGAGTAAATAGTAATAGCTTTAAAGATGTTCTTCTAAATTAAATACTCAAACGCTCAAACTCTCAAACTCTCAAACACTCAAACCTTCAAACTTTAAAACCTCATCCCGAATCTCGCACCCCGCATCCAAGTATTCTCTTTTTTAGTTGCTCAAGGCTTTCAAAAAAATTATCTTTGTTTTTATAAACTTTTTATAGGGAAAAGTATGGAAAATAGCAGGTATCCGAAGTTTACCTTCACATGGATCGGCGGTCTTGTTTTACTGGCAGGGTTATTTATAGGAACAATGGCTGTTTCTTTTTTCAGCAGCTTCTGGAAAATTGCTTTTCTGGAAAATCTTGAGCTGAAAGACTGGTTTCTGATGGTGACCAACGCAGCAGGATTTTTAACCGCCGTCGCTTTTTTCGATTTTTTCATCGTAAGGCCCACAACCGGGAAAAAACTGAATTTCAGTTTTTCACCAACGAATTTTTATACCTACGTCCTGATATTTCCTATGATGATCGGGATGATGTTTATTTCAGAGTTTATTACCTCTCTTATACCAATTACAGGTCCGTTCTGGGGAAAATATTATGAATTTTTCTCACAGCTTATGGAGCAGCTGACCTTTGAACCGGTCATCATGATCATCATGACAGTAATCATGGCGCCTGTTTTTGAAGAAATTATTTTCAGGGGAATTATCCAGAAAGGACTTATCAATAAAGGAGTAGATCCCAGGAGAGCTGTTTTTTATGCATCTGTTATCTTTGGGCTTGTTCACGGAAATCCGTGGCAGTTTGTAGGGGCAGTATTATTAGGATGTGTATTGGGACTGGTATATTATAAAACAAAATCCTTGTTGCTGCCAATGCTTTTGCATGGTTTCAATAATCTGTGTTCTTCGTTGCTGGTTACTTATAACAAAAGCGAAAGTTTTTCAGAGGCTTTTAAAATTTCCGAATGGGTTGTTCTGGGTGTTGGGATGGTGCTTTTTTCATTATTTTTCTATCTCTTTACGGTAAGGAACAAAATTCATTATTCTGAAATATAATAAACAATATAAATACGGTTAATCGTAACAGGCTTACGAAAGAACAAATTGAGCAAAAATGAATATAGATATGGAATTATTAGTTGCCACTCATAACGAACACAAAAAAGAAGAGATCCAGCAGATTCTGGAAAATAATTTTACAGTAAAAAGTCTTACAGATTATAATATTCATGAAGAGATCGTGGAAGATGGTGATTCTTTCAATGCCAATGCCCTCATCAAAGCAAAATACTGTTTTGAAAAAACCGGGATTCCGAGTTTGGGAGACGACAGCGGACTTGTTGTGGAAGCTCTGGATGGCAGACCTGGAATTTTTTCTGCCCGTTATGCCGGTGATCATGACTTTGCAAAAAATATAGAAAAGGTTTTAAGCGAACTGGAAGGCCAGGAAAACAGAAAAGCCTATTTCATTACAGTTCTTTGCTATTATGACGAAAATGGAGCCCAATATTTTGAAGGAAGGGTTCATGGGAATTTATTGACGGAAAATAAAGGGCATAAAGGTTTCGGGTACGATCCTATTTTTGTTCCTGAAGGATATGAAAGAACTTTCGCAGAGATGAATCCTGAAGATAAAAACAAGATAAGCCACCGTAAACAGGCATTGGATCTGTTTCTGGATTTCTTAAAAGTAAAAGAATAATTAATTCTATGTAAGCCAGTATTTAAACTTCAATCTGAGAAGATATGTTTAAATTTTCTGTCGTACATTTGCTGCAATAAACTATTGATTTGAGTACTTATTTAACGATATTAGGCTTTAATTCAGCTATCCCTACCATTAATTCTTCACCTACGGCACAGCTGCTGGAAATGGAAGAAAGATGTTTCCTGATCGATTGCGGAGAAGGTACCCAGGTACAGCTGAGAAAAGCGAAGGCGAGGTTTTCAAAGATCAATCATATCTTTATATCCCATCTTCATGGTGATCACTGTTTCGGTCTTCCCGGTCTTATCGCCTCTTTCCGTTTGCTCGGTAGAGAAAATCCGCTTCATGTTTATGGTCCGAAAGGAATCAAAAAAATGCTGGAAACCATCTTTACAATCACAGAGACACATCGTGGTTTTGAGGTAATTTATCATGAACTCGATAAAGATTATTCCGAAAAAATCTATGAAGACAGCAGAGTAGAAGTATACACCATTCCGCTGGATCACAGAATATACTGCAACGGCTATCTTTTTAAAGAAAAGCCAAAGGACAGGCATCTGAACATGAAGGAAATTGCCAAATACAGCGACATAGAAACCTGTGACTACCATAACATAAAAGCAGGAAAAGACGTCGTACTGAATGATGGTTACGTTCTTAAAAATGAAATACTTACTTTAGAGCCCGCGCCTCCGGTTTCCTATGCTTTCTGCAGCGATACCCGGTATCTTGAAACTGTGATCCCGATCATTAAAAATGTAACCGTTCTGTATCATGAATCCACTTTTCTTCATGATCTGAAAGAAATGGCAGATTACACCGGGCATACCACCGCTTTGGAAGCAGCTACGGTAGCTCAGAAAGCAGAAGTTGGAAAACTGATCCTGGGACATTTTTCGAACAGATATGGAGATCTCACCGTATTTACTGATGAAGCGAGAAATATTTTTCCCAATACTTTCCTGCCAAAAGCACTGGAGAGCGTAAAAATCTAGAACCTGTATGCTTAATTTTGAAGAACTGAAAAGCTTTCTGAATGAAAAGGCAGACCAATACAACAGTCCTGATTTCATTGAGGATGATCCCATACAGATCCCGCACCATTTTACCTTAAAGCAGGATATAGAAATTGCCGGTTTTCTGACTGCAACCATTTCATGGGGAAACCGGAAGTCAATCATCAGGTCTGCAGATAAGATGCTTGATATCATGGGAAATTCTCCCTACGATTTCGTATTGAATTATTCTGAAAAAGATCTAGAAATCCTTCACGACAAAAGTATTCACAGAACTTTTAACGGCCAGGATTTTGCTTATTTCATCAGGCAGTTCAATAAAATCTATAAAGAAAATCAAAGCCTGGAAAATTTATTTTTAGTAAAAGACCAGGAGGCTGATTTTCAGCATGCCATTGAAAGATTCAGAAGCAGTTTTCTGGGATCAGAGAAACACAGAAGCCATAAACACGTCAGTTCACCTTATAAAAACTCTTCCTCCAAAAGAATCATTATGTTTCTCCGGTGGATGGTGCGCAAGGATAAACGTGGCGTAGATTTTGGTATCTGGGAAAATATAAATCAGAAAAACCTCTCAATTCCGTTAGATGTACATACGGGAAACATTTCAAGAAAACTGGGTCTGGTTTCCAGAACACAGAACGATTGGAAGACAGTGGAGGAGCTGGATACAGCCATCAGAAAATTTGATGAAAATGATCCGGCTAAATATGATTTTGCATTATTCGGGCTTGGAGTAACCAAAGAACTCTTATAATTAATATAGGAAAGGATGAAAAAAGAAAAAGAAAAAACAGAAGTGTTGGAAAGAATTGCAAACGGGATCACCTGGTGGGTCGGTTCTATTCCGTCGCTTATCGTTCATACCCTGTTTTTTATCACGTCATTTCTTTTGCCGATGCTCAACATCGTTGAGTTTGACAAGATGCTTCTGATCCTTACAACAGTAGTTTCACTGGAAGCTATTTATCTGGCTATTTTTATTCAGATGTCCGTTAATAAAAGTCACGAAAAAATTGAAGATATCCAGGAAGATATTGAGGAGATCAGTGAGGATATTGAAGACATTCAGGAAGATATCGAGGAAATCAGTGAAGACATAGAAGAAATCAGTGAGGATATTGAAGAGATCAATGAAGATATTGAAGATATTCAGGAAGATATTGAAGAAATTAACGAAGATGAAGATGATGAAGACCATAATGAAAGAGCAAAGAATGTAATGCTGAAAAGCAATGTAAGCTCCAATAAAAATGAAATCAAGGCCCTGAAAGACATCATCAGCCAGCTGAAAACAGAAATAGAACAGCTGAAAAACGAGTAATAAATAGAAGTCATAAAGAATAATTTTTCCTTACAATAAAAGCAGACCTGTACAAAAAAGGCCTGCTTTTTTAATAAATTCTAAATTCAAAATCAAATCCTATTAATTTTGTAGAATATATAATTGTAAAACATATTTATTATGAATGTATATAGTGAATTATTTATATGTGCCGGAAATAAGATGGTTTTTACTAATATTTTTGCTACATTTGAACAAACAATTATAAAATGTTAGGTTATAGATTAAACAAATACTTTT includes the following:
- a CDS encoding peptide chain release factor 3, with translation MSDLIKEIQKRKTFGIISHPDAGKTTLTEKLLLFGGAIQEAGAVKSNKIKKGATSDFMEIERQRGISVATSVLAFEYRDHKINILDTPGHKDFAEDTYRTLTAVDSVIVVIDVAKGVEEQTEKLVKVCRMRNIPMLVFINKLDREGKDAFDLLDEVEQKLGLRVVPLSIPIGMGSDFQGIYNIWENNIQLFLEEKKQKVGETIKFDNINDPSIDEVIGEKAAQNLRDELELVQSVYPEFSREDYMNGDLQPVFFGSALNNFGVRELLDAFIEIAPMPQPKESDTRLVKPEESNFTGFIFKIHANMDPKHRDRLAFVKIVSGTFKRNENYLLVREGKKMKFSSPNAFFADKKEIVDESFPGDIVGLHDTGSFRIGDTLTGGEKLSFKGIPSFSPEHFRYINNSDPLKAKQLAKGVDQLMDEGVAQLFTLEMNGRKIIGTVGALQYEVIQYRLEHEYGAKCTYEPLSMHKACWVEADERSEEFKEFARLKQRFLARDKYNQLVFLADSSFTIHMTQEKFPNVKLHFISEFEQS
- a CDS encoding CPBP family intramembrane glutamic endopeptidase, with translation MENSRYPKFTFTWIGGLVLLAGLFIGTMAVSFFSSFWKIAFLENLELKDWFLMVTNAAGFLTAVAFFDFFIVRPTTGKKLNFSFSPTNFYTYVLIFPMMIGMMFISEFITSLIPITGPFWGKYYEFFSQLMEQLTFEPVIMIIMTVIMAPVFEEIIFRGIIQKGLINKGVDPRRAVFYASVIFGLVHGNPWQFVGAVLLGCVLGLVYYKTKSLLLPMLLHGFNNLCSSLLVTYNKSESFSEAFKISEWVVLGVGMVLFSLFFYLFTVRNKIHYSEI
- the rdgB gene encoding RdgB/HAM1 family non-canonical purine NTP pyrophosphatase; translated protein: MELLVATHNEHKKEEIQQILENNFTVKSLTDYNIHEEIVEDGDSFNANALIKAKYCFEKTGIPSLGDDSGLVVEALDGRPGIFSARYAGDHDFAKNIEKVLSELEGQENRKAYFITVLCYYDENGAQYFEGRVHGNLLTENKGHKGFGYDPIFVPEGYERTFAEMNPEDKNKISHRKQALDLFLDFLKVKE
- a CDS encoding ribonuclease Z, whose protein sequence is MSTYLTILGFNSAIPTINSSPTAQLLEMEERCFLIDCGEGTQVQLRKAKARFSKINHIFISHLHGDHCFGLPGLIASFRLLGRENPLHVYGPKGIKKMLETIFTITETHRGFEVIYHELDKDYSEKIYEDSRVEVYTIPLDHRIYCNGYLFKEKPKDRHLNMKEIAKYSDIETCDYHNIKAGKDVVLNDGYVLKNEILTLEPAPPVSYAFCSDTRYLETVIPIIKNVTVLYHESTFLHDLKEMADYTGHTTALEAATVAQKAEVGKLILGHFSNRYGDLTVFTDEARNIFPNTFLPKALESVKI
- a CDS encoding TIGR02757 family protein, with amino-acid sequence MLNFEELKSFLNEKADQYNSPDFIEDDPIQIPHHFTLKQDIEIAGFLTATISWGNRKSIIRSADKMLDIMGNSPYDFVLNYSEKDLEILHDKSIHRTFNGQDFAYFIRQFNKIYKENQSLENLFLVKDQEADFQHAIERFRSSFLGSEKHRSHKHVSSPYKNSSSKRIIMFLRWMVRKDKRGVDFGIWENINQKNLSIPLDVHTGNISRKLGLVSRTQNDWKTVEELDTAIRKFDENDPAKYDFALFGLGVTKELL
- a CDS encoding DUF1003 domain-containing protein; amino-acid sequence: MKKEKEKTEVLERIANGITWWVGSIPSLIVHTLFFITSFLLPMLNIVEFDKMLLILTTVVSLEAIYLAIFIQMSVNKSHEKIEDIQEDIEEISEDIEDIQEDIEEISEDIEEISEDIEEINEDIEDIQEDIEEINEDEDDEDHNERAKNVMLKSNVSSNKNEIKALKDIISQLKTEIEQLKNE